Proteins from a genomic interval of Acomys russatus chromosome 19, mAcoRus1.1, whole genome shotgun sequence:
- the Myadm gene encoding myeloid-associated differentiation marker: MPVSVTRTTITTTTTSSSTTVGSPRALTQPLGLLRLLQLTCTCVAFSLVASVGAWTGPMGNWSMFTWCFCFAVTLVILIVELGGLQTHFPLSWRNFPITYACYAALFCLSSSIIYPTTYVQFMSHGRTRDHAIAATTFSCIACLAYATEVAWTRARPGEITGYMATVPGLLKVFETFVACIIFAFISEPSLYQHKPALEWCVAVYAICFILAAVTILLNLGDCTNMLPIPFPTFLSGLALLSVLFYATAIVLWPLYQFDQRYNGQPRRSMDSSCAYTHPHSVCFWDRRLAVAILTGVNLLAYVSDLVYSTRLVFVKV, encoded by the coding sequence ATGCCGGTGTCAGTAACCCGTACAACCATCACAACCACAACGACTTCATCTTCCACCACGGTGGGGTCCCCTCGGGCACTGACCCAGCCCCTGGGCCTCCTCCGCCTCCTGCAGCTAACATGCACCTGTGTGGCTTTCTCGCTGGTGGCCAGTGTGGGTGCTTGGACAGGGCCCATGGGTAACTGGTCCATGTTCACCTGGTGTTTCTGTTTTGCTGTGACCCTGGTCATCCTGATTGTGGAATTAGGTGGACTTCAGACCCACTTTCCCCTGTCATGGCGGAATTTCCCCATCACCTATGCCTGCTACGCGGCCCTCTTCTGCCTGTCGTCTTCCATCATCTACCCCACCACCTACGTGCAGTTCATGTCTCACGGACGTACGCGGGACCACGCCATCGCCGCCACCACCTTCTCCTGCATCGCCTGTTTGGCTTATGCCACAGAAGTGGCCTGGACTCGTGCAAGGCCCGGTGAGATCACTGGCTACATGGCTACCGTGCCGGGGCTGCTCAAGGTTTTTGAGACCTTCGTAGCTTGTATCATCTTTGCCTTCATCAGCGAGCCGTCCCTGTACCAGCACAAGCCGGCCCTGGAGTGGTGTGTGGCAGTCTACGCCATCTGCTTCATACTGGCGGCGGTGACCATCCTGCTCAACCTGGGGGACTGCACCAACATGTTGCCCATCCCTTTCCCCACCTTCCTGTCAGGGCTGGCCTTACTGTCTGTCCTCTTCTATGCCACTGCCATTGTCCTCTGGCCCCTCTACCAATTTGATCAGAGGTACAATGGGCAGCCCCGGCGGTCCATGGATTCAAGCTGTGCTTACACACACCCCCACTCGGTGTGCTTCTGGGACCGCCGGCTGGCGGTGGCCATTCTGACAGGCGTCAACCTGCTGGCCTATGTGTCTGATCTGGTGTACTCCACCCGGCTGGTGTTTGTCAAGGTCTAA